The proteins below are encoded in one region of Maridesulfovibrio ferrireducens:
- a CDS encoding YicC/YloC family endoribonuclease — MPVSMTGFGRFESTEDKWSHCWEIRSVNSRYLDLKWRLPGFLRGYESRWEKLVRKYGSRGRVDISLNLEVFSAELLGIGLNKLQAEAMITQVRDMATADGVDFTPDYNRLFGLSSLWRDASSEPDPKLAASITAGLEGALANWRESRQAEGDDLVVDLKERFTLLKEYGETVKAKVPEILEMRRVALIERVTNMMETLGAEYSEDRMIQEVAILTDKLDVSEEATRLDAHLDRIFEVLNSNKDAGKRLDFLLQETFREINTCGNKCQDIEVSRVVVEFKAELEKCREQVQNIE; from the coding sequence ATGCCTGTTAGCATGACTGGATTCGGACGTTTTGAGAGTACTGAAGATAAATGGAGCCATTGCTGGGAAATCCGCAGCGTAAATTCACGTTACCTTGATCTTAAATGGAGATTGCCCGGTTTCCTTCGCGGATATGAATCCCGCTGGGAAAAACTGGTCAGAAAATATGGATCTCGCGGTAGGGTTGATATTTCTTTGAACCTTGAAGTTTTCAGCGCAGAACTATTAGGAATTGGTCTGAATAAGCTTCAGGCCGAAGCTATGATCACACAGGTTCGCGATATGGCAACTGCTGATGGTGTAGATTTTACTCCGGATTACAATAGGCTTTTCGGCTTATCTTCCTTGTGGAGAGACGCTTCAAGCGAGCCTGATCCTAAACTTGCAGCATCAATTACAGCCGGTCTTGAAGGCGCTCTTGCTAACTGGCGTGAGTCTAGACAGGCTGAAGGCGATGACCTTGTTGTAGACCTTAAAGAGCGTTTTACTCTGCTCAAAGAATATGGCGAAACAGTTAAAGCTAAAGTTCCTGAAATTCTTGAAATGAGACGTGTAGCTCTTATCGAAAGAGTAACTAACATGATGGAAACTCTTGGTGCTGAGTATTCTGAAGACAGAATGATTCAGGAAGTAGCGATTCTTACTGATAAGCTTGATGTTTCAGAAGAAGCCACACGTCTTGATGCTCACCTCGACCGTATTTTTGAAGTTCTGAATAGTAATAAAGATGCTGGTAAAAGACTCGATTTCCTTCTTCAGGAAACATTCAGAGAAATTAATACTTGCGGTAACAAATGTCAGGATATCGAAGTCAGCCGCGTAGTTGTTGAATTCAAAGCTGAGCTTGAAAAATGCCGTGAGCAGGTTCAAAACATCGAATAA
- a CDS encoding lipopolysaccharide assembly protein LapB, whose protein sequence is MSTGQRTKLHGVFSTLTESKVGAGATTKQTFQKTYWFVEELKNEIVEVQPLNSHDVPSGPKNTVAKEEFLDNFEPEPEYYVEVVLPRIRNLDATIKRGEKHRDRSENYSAEYEFNSAIAVDEDNVRANFGLGLTYLDRGETGRADDIFRRLVVLEAIFEPRHKHLFNEFGISLRKNCMIDQALEYYHKAESICKRDENLYLNIARAYFENGEVEDCLKYVNKSLDINSDHEEAGLFLEYMREIGYGGDRVADSECVAPQKIKNKKSPAPDFNFNI, encoded by the coding sequence ATGTCTACAGGACAACGGACTAAGCTTCATGGTGTTTTTTCAACTCTGACAGAATCTAAAGTCGGAGCAGGGGCCACGACCAAACAGACCTTTCAAAAAACTTATTGGTTTGTAGAAGAACTTAAAAATGAAATTGTTGAGGTTCAGCCGTTAAATAGTCATGACGTTCCTTCCGGACCGAAGAATACTGTTGCCAAGGAAGAATTTCTTGATAATTTTGAGCCGGAACCTGAATATTACGTTGAGGTCGTTCTTCCGCGTATTAGAAATCTTGATGCCACAATTAAGCGCGGAGAGAAGCATCGCGATCGCTCAGAGAATTACAGTGCGGAGTATGAATTTAATTCTGCGATTGCAGTTGATGAAGATAATGTCAGAGCAAACTTTGGTCTGGGGCTGACATATCTTGATCGCGGTGAAACCGGTAGAGCTGATGATATTTTCAGGCGGCTGGTGGTACTGGAAGCTATTTTTGAGCCTAGACATAAGCATCTGTTCAATGAATTCGGTATCAGTTTGCGTAAAAACTGCATGATTGATCAGGCCTTGGAATATTATCACAAGGCTGAGAGTATTTGTAAAAGAGATGAAAATCTGTACCTTAATATAGCCCGTGCATATTTCGAAAACGGTGAGGTTGAGGATTGCTTGAAATACGTCAATAAAAGCCTTGATATTAATTCTGATCACGAAGAGGCCGGACTTTTTCTCGAGTATATGCGTGAAATTGGTTACGGGGGTGACAGAGTTGCTGATTCTGAATGTGTTGCTCCTCAAAAGATAAAGAATAAAAAAAGTCCAGCCCCGGATTTTAATTTTAACATTTAA
- the mtaB gene encoding tRNA (N(6)-L-threonylcarbamoyladenosine(37)-C(2))-methylthiotransferase MtaB, with product MKKFWITTLGCKINQYESESIRQRWEQMGFEQAANDVEAHEVVINSCAVTASALRDLRQLVRSINRRNPEADIIITGCAAQVFAGELAELPGVSEVIPQDHKADLLKLDKLHDSEEKVENSDGVTIFQPFEIKDYQRARAVVKVQDGCSHRCTYCIVPITRGPSVSRKIEDILSEIQRLLDAGFREMVISGINLSHYGREFKDRPDFWDLMERIEKEFGSEWGGRARLRISSLEPGQLKDRAFEVFSSSKLICPQLHLSLQSGDYSVLKRMGRGHYKPQDALTFVEELTKIWPVFGLGADILTAFPGETEEEFNNTFEFCQKLPLSYAHVFPYSVRPGTVAAKMKGQLSGFIKKERGAKLRELVEEKKAEFLNKILGLNSLKVLFQDKNKGICEFYSTCELENGFEGAVPRELVKVVPIKILKDKLLVRILEPEC from the coding sequence ATGAAAAAATTTTGGATTACCACCCTCGGTTGTAAAATCAATCAATATGAAAGCGAATCAATCCGTCAGCGCTGGGAGCAGATGGGATTTGAGCAGGCTGCCAATGACGTGGAAGCTCATGAGGTCGTGATTAATTCGTGTGCTGTAACCGCATCAGCTTTACGCGATTTGCGTCAACTCGTTCGCAGCATCAACCGCCGGAATCCCGAAGCTGATATTATTATCACCGGATGTGCCGCACAGGTTTTTGCCGGAGAATTAGCAGAGCTTCCCGGTGTCAGTGAAGTTATTCCGCAAGATCACAAGGCGGATCTTTTAAAGCTTGATAAACTTCATGACTCTGAAGAAAAAGTTGAAAATTCAGATGGGGTGACAATTTTTCAGCCTTTTGAAATTAAAGATTATCAAAGAGCAAGAGCTGTAGTCAAAGTGCAGGACGGGTGTTCGCATCGCTGTACATATTGTATAGTACCAATCACCCGCGGGCCTAGTGTCAGCAGGAAGATTGAAGATATTCTGAGTGAAATTCAAAGACTGCTGGATGCCGGATTCAGAGAAATGGTAATCAGCGGTATTAATCTCAGTCATTATGGGCGTGAATTTAAAGATCGTCCTGATTTCTGGGATCTCATGGAGCGGATTGAAAAGGAATTCGGTTCAGAGTGGGGTGGCAGGGCAAGACTACGTATCAGTTCACTTGAACCGGGCCAGCTCAAAGATCGTGCGTTTGAAGTTTTTTCATCCTCTAAATTAATATGCCCGCAACTGCATTTATCTTTGCAGAGTGGTGATTATTCAGTGTTGAAAAGAATGGGTAGAGGGCATTATAAGCCGCAGGATGCTCTTACTTTTGTTGAAGAGTTAACCAAGATATGGCCTGTTTTCGGTCTTGGAGCTGATATTTTGACCGCTTTTCCTGGAGAAACAGAGGAAGAGTTTAATAATACTTTTGAATTCTGCCAAAAGCTTCCTCTATCTTATGCGCATGTTTTTCCGTATTCAGTCAGGCCGGGAACTGTTGCTGCGAAAATGAAAGGACAACTTTCCGGTTTTATAAAAAAAGAGCGCGGGGCAAAACTTCGTGAACTTGTTGAAGAAAAGAAAGCTGAGTTTTTGAATAAAATTTTAGGGTTGAATTCATTGAAAGTCCTTTTTCAGGATAAAAATAAAGGTATTTGTGAGTTTTATTCGACATGTGAGTTGGAAAATGGTTTTGAAGGAGCCGTACCGCGTGAACTCGTGAAAGTTGTTCCTATAAAGATTTTGAAAGATAAGTTGTTGGTTCGTATTTTAGAGCCGGAATGTTAG
- a CDS encoding class I SAM-dependent methyltransferase codes for MQEQTAVDVEKVSYSHKFIQDMVINPSFYTDSSLLKDVNEMSKPSVVITDPMIMGMVLKFFYCYVHKGCFDEVVPLEKVSELCEMFSRHRSLNEPDDDIELMNYLRQWSFSLRMLADIPKTSHIIRSIITHKISPNLMDLDEYVGLDIGTGTGILLLAQYIHARRLGFEKIHLYGIEYDKMVGLQSYKIFKELGIAEIILGDARESRNYEPLMDKQVTFVSNETVAAMHQPLRRDHFVAICRTLFRTVGNNIKDAGFFPEGLIAFCKEMNVSVLLAKNTAFLGPKEYHDMHLLPQGIIIEGNIVPLHQLGDELLPYMSEWARERLSRRW; via the coding sequence ATGCAGGAACAGACCGCCGTGGACGTTGAAAAAGTTAGTTATTCGCATAAATTCATACAGGATATGGTCATCAATCCTTCCTTTTATACTGATAGTTCCTTGTTGAAAGATGTTAACGAGATGAGTAAACCCTCTGTTGTAATTACAGATCCCATGATTATGGGAATGGTTCTTAAATTTTTCTATTGTTATGTCCATAAGGGCTGTTTTGATGAAGTTGTTCCGCTGGAAAAAGTCAGTGAGCTATGTGAAATGTTCAGCCGTCATCGCAGTCTTAACGAGCCTGATGATGATATTGAATTGATGAATTATCTGCGTCAGTGGTCATTTTCTCTCCGAATGCTCGCTGATATTCCTAAAACAAGCCATATTATCCGTTCCATTATCACACATAAAATTTCTCCGAATCTTATGGATTTAGATGAATATGTCGGTCTGGATATCGGCACCGGGACTGGAATTTTGCTTCTTGCACAATATATCCATGCCCGAAGACTGGGTTTCGAAAAGATTCATCTTTACGGAATAGAATATGATAAGATGGTCGGGTTGCAGAGCTATAAAATTTTCAAAGAACTGGGAATTGCTGAAATTATTCTTGGCGATGCCAGAGAAAGCCGTAATTATGAGCCGTTAATGGATAAGCAGGTCACATTTGTCTCAAATGAAACTGTTGCCGCCATGCACCAGCCACTTCGGCGTGATCACTTTGTAGCTATATGCCGCACTCTTTTTAGGACTGTCGGCAACAACATTAAAGATGCAGGATTTTTCCCGGAAGGGTTGATCGCTTTTTGTAAGGAAATGAATGTATCTGTACTTCTTGCGAAAAACACAGCTTTTCTAGGGCCGAAAGAATATCATGATATGCATCTTCTCCCGCAGGGGATTATTATAGAAGGAAATATTGTTCCGCTCCATCAGCTTGGAGATGAACTGCTGCCGTATATGTCTGAATGGGCTCGAGAGCGTCTTTCCCGTAGATGGTAA
- a CDS encoding DEAD/DEAH box helicase, producing the protein MNFESFCFDSRIASGIRATGYSAPTSVQVKAIPAVLEGCDVFGLTQSGTGKTSAFVLPILQRLITAEAPTRGPIRVLVLAPAREQVLKIHEKFISLGKQTGIRCSAVFGDGDAESGIQIKLKEISRVTVLVATPDRLLELINRAEVDLSYVDTLVVDEADTQLTMDFSVEIKSILAKLPLKRQNLMFSATLPSSVSTLSAEILHDPKIFQIANTAPVETVKHICCPVPIHLKQEFLKALLEDIEFESVLVFVRTRRWAERLAARLVKAGYNAASLHGDLSQSKRKVVLDGFKSGEFNIMVATDLAASSLECSSITHVINYDMPDTFEIYRHRMEKTGIDGKKGVAFLFAADEDIAQVVEIGKLVEGRLSVHHLDNFDYKGSKPEPVLPEVVKKKERSKPGRAKKGNKRHGHSGKGSV; encoded by the coding sequence TTGAATTTCGAATCGTTTTGCTTTGACTCCCGCATAGCTTCCGGCATTCGTGCGACCGGTTACAGCGCTCCGACGTCTGTTCAAGTAAAGGCTATCCCCGCTGTTTTGGAGGGTTGCGATGTCTTTGGGTTAACCCAGTCAGGCACCGGAAAAACCTCTGCTTTTGTGTTGCCCATTCTTCAGCGTTTAATAACGGCTGAGGCCCCGACTCGTGGACCTATACGTGTTTTGGTGCTGGCTCCTGCCCGTGAACAGGTTTTAAAAATTCACGAAAAATTTATTTCGCTTGGTAAACAGACAGGAATACGTTGCAGTGCTGTTTTTGGCGATGGTGATGCTGAATCCGGCATACAGATTAAGCTGAAAGAAATTTCCCGCGTGACAGTGCTTGTCGCCACTCCTGACAGACTTCTGGAGCTGATTAATCGCGCCGAAGTTGATTTATCCTATGTTGATACTCTTGTTGTTGATGAAGCTGACACTCAACTGACGATGGATTTTTCAGTTGAAATTAAGTCTATTCTCGCTAAGCTACCGTTGAAACGACAGAATTTAATGTTTTCCGCTACTCTGCCTTCAAGCGTGAGCACCCTCTCCGCAGAGATTTTGCATGATCCTAAAATATTTCAAATCGCGAATACTGCACCTGTTGAAACCGTAAAGCATATCTGCTGCCCTGTTCCGATTCATCTTAAGCAGGAATTTTTGAAAGCTTTGCTTGAAGATATAGAGTTTGAAAGTGTTCTGGTTTTTGTCAGAACCAGACGCTGGGCGGAACGACTTGCCGCAAGACTTGTAAAAGCAGGGTATAATGCAGCGTCACTTCATGGCGATTTGTCTCAAAGTAAACGGAAAGTAGTTTTAGACGGATTTAAGAGCGGGGAATTTAATATTATGGTCGCTACTGATTTAGCGGCCAGCAGTCTCGAGTGTTCTTCAATTACGCATGTCATTAATTATGACATGCCGGATACCTTTGAAATATATAGACATCGTATGGAAAAGACTGGGATTGACGGTAAAAAAGGTGTAGCATTTCTTTTTGCCGCTGATGAAGATATAGCTCAGGTTGTGGAGATAGGAAAATTAGTTGAGGGCCGCCTTTCGGTACATCATTTAGACAATTTTGATTACAAGGGTTCCAAACCTGAACCTGTTTTACCTGAGGTTGTGAAGAAAAAAGAACGCAGCAAGCCCGGACGTGCTAAAAAAGGTAATAAACGGCATGGTCATAGTGGTAAGGGGTCGGTTTAA
- a CDS encoding DUF370 domain-containing protein, whose translation MQKQTLLNIGFGNYVVSSRVITIVNPSSSPMRRLREDARQEGRLVDATQGRKTRSIIVMDSNHVILSAIQAETIGHRYTSGDADND comes from the coding sequence ATGCAAAAGCAGACATTACTCAATATAGGTTTTGGTAATTACGTGGTTTCCAGCCGCGTAATTACCATTGTTAATCCTTCATCTTCTCCGATGCGTAGACTTCGTGAAGATGCAAGGCAGGAAGGCCGCCTTGTCGATGCAACTCAGGGACGTAAAACAAGGTCCATTATAGTTATGGATTCCAACCATGTAATCCTGTCAGCTATACAGGCGGAAACAATCGGACATCGTTATACATCTGGAGACGCTGACAATGACTGA
- the pyrF gene encoding orotidine-5'-phosphate decarboxylase has translation MSELVVALDFKDAKSAIAMAEKVRGVAPWVKVGLELFCAEGPQIISTFKDMGFKVFIDLKFFDIPNTVKGAVRSATLAGADMLSLHAMGGERMAIAAREGRAEAAIGGAGPLLMAITVLTSMSEEDLPFAVPNGLGDAVLDLALASSQAGLDGVVCSGLEVESVKEKCGSDFLCLTPGIRPASVSDDQRRVVTPAQAVSRGSNFLVVGRPITGADDPAEAARSIIAEMNS, from the coding sequence ATGTCTGAATTAGTTGTCGCCCTAGATTTTAAAGATGCGAAATCCGCCATTGCCATGGCCGAAAAAGTCCGCGGAGTTGCTCCCTGGGTAAAAGTCGGTCTTGAACTTTTTTGTGCGGAAGGGCCTCAGATTATATCCACGTTTAAGGATATGGGATTTAAAGTTTTTATCGATCTCAAATTTTTTGATATCCCCAATACCGTAAAAGGTGCTGTGCGTTCCGCCACGCTGGCGGGAGCTGATATGCTCAGTCTGCATGCTATGGGCGGAGAGCGTATGGCTATTGCTGCCCGTGAAGGTAGAGCTGAAGCTGCGATTGGCGGTGCTGGTCCTTTACTGATGGCTATTACTGTACTCACAAGTATGAGCGAAGAAGATCTTCCTTTTGCTGTTCCGAACGGACTTGGCGACGCTGTGCTTGATCTGGCGCTTGCGTCTTCTCAGGCAGGACTGGACGGAGTGGTCTGTTCCGGGCTTGAAGTGGAATCCGTTAAAGAAAAATGCGGTAGCGATTTCTTATGTCTGACTCCGGGTATCAGGCCCGCATCAGTTTCTGATGATCAGCGCAGAGTTGTTACTCCGGCGCAGGCTGTCAGCAGAGGTTCAAACTTTCTAGTTGTCGGAAGACCCATCACCGGCGCGGATGATCCGGCGGAAGCTGCTCGTAGTATAATTGCTGAAATGAATTCTTAG
- a CDS encoding PilZ domain-containing protein encodes MEKISLQFFLDKIDSAIAVPAMKIFKALPPESMPIILTTAGAIGFLAALIAYLMLRSSSRKRDGGSNYKKNLISDFKDNGIILDLANSESHENVLARAVITDIKEDRINLEIVDEMGLSQQSEFGQILMMFPPEKTETGSVNNFKTTIISLECKKEGCSRLSASLPRSFSSIIRRRHKRKRVIDQQFIRVKIWLGKPDTDDASFADSIPDLAVNSYDPRSGGHEDNEVINISNGGLAVSTPLILSENKFDTDTDVLINIFMFNFRQKIFKPYWYAGKIRTVENIDRKSCRLGVGFTMSGTIRDENEQFIDWTEI; translated from the coding sequence ATGGAAAAAATAAGCCTTCAATTCTTTTTAGATAAAATAGACTCAGCAATAGCTGTTCCGGCTATGAAAATTTTTAAGGCACTGCCGCCGGAATCTATGCCTATAATACTCACCACGGCCGGAGCTATAGGTTTTCTAGCCGCACTGATTGCTTATCTTATGCTCCGCTCTTCTTCCCGGAAACGAGACGGAGGATCAAACTACAAAAAAAATCTGATATCAGATTTCAAAGATAACGGCATAATTCTGGATCTTGCTAATTCTGAATCACATGAAAATGTTCTCGCCCGCGCGGTAATTACGGACATAAAAGAAGACCGCATAAATCTCGAAATCGTTGACGAGATGGGATTATCGCAACAATCGGAGTTTGGACAAATATTGATGATGTTCCCGCCTGAAAAAACAGAAACAGGCTCAGTTAACAACTTCAAAACAACAATAATTTCTCTTGAATGTAAAAAGGAAGGATGCAGCAGATTGAGTGCAAGTCTTCCCCGCTCTTTTTCAAGCATCATACGCCGCCGTCATAAACGTAAAAGAGTTATCGATCAGCAGTTCATAAGGGTTAAAATCTGGCTCGGAAAACCTGATACTGATGACGCTTCTTTTGCCGACTCCATCCCTGACTTGGCGGTTAACTCATATGATCCAAGGTCAGGCGGACATGAAGATAATGAAGTTATCAACATTTCAAACGGAGGCTTAGCAGTCAGCACTCCTCTTATTTTAAGCGAAAATAAATTTGATACAGATACAGATGTGCTCATTAATATTTTTATGTTCAACTTCCGTCAAAAAATATTCAAGCCTTACTGGTATGCTGGTAAAATACGTACAGTTGAAAACATCGACAGAAAGTCATGCAGACTTGGTGTAGGATTCACCATGAGCGGGACCATTCGCGATGAAAATGAGCAATTTATTGATTGGACTGAAATTTAA
- a CDS encoding ribonuclease H-like domain-containing protein, producing MLERTFCHLKGIGNTTEAKIWESGVSHWNDILEGTDIPFSPAKVNELEIGCGESLKRLKECDPIWFADRLPASDQWRLYPHFRKNIAYIDIETTGTDAHCCDITTIALWNGREVKTYVQGRNLHEFEEEIAKYQMIVSFNGKCFDVPFIEKYFGIKVKAAHIDLRFVFRSLGITGGLKGIEHYFGMDRGDAEGLDGYFAVLLWNEYEMSGNEKALETLLAYNVLDSVNLENLMIRGYNLHIERFPQHDLEPLSTVPEPLNPFKAHIDVVESIRRRYPSGGAFRKF from the coding sequence ATGCTCGAAAGGACTTTTTGTCATCTTAAGGGAATAGGAAACACCACTGAGGCTAAAATCTGGGAATCCGGAGTCAGTCACTGGAATGATATTCTGGAAGGAACTGATATTCCGTTTTCACCTGCGAAGGTGAATGAGCTGGAAATAGGGTGCGGTGAATCTCTGAAAAGACTTAAAGAATGTGATCCCATATGGTTTGCGGATAGACTTCCGGCCTCCGATCAATGGCGTCTTTATCCTCATTTTCGCAAGAACATAGCTTATATAGATATAGAAACGACCGGAACGGATGCTCATTGCTGCGATATTACGACTATAGCTCTCTGGAACGGGCGTGAGGTTAAAACTTACGTGCAGGGGCGTAATCTTCATGAGTTTGAAGAAGAAATAGCCAAGTATCAGATGATAGTCAGTTTTAACGGTAAATGTTTTGATGTGCCTTTTATCGAGAAATATTTCGGTATCAAGGTCAAAGCCGCTCATATTGATTTACGGTTTGTTTTCAGGTCGCTCGGAATTACCGGCGGACTTAAAGGAATTGAACATTATTTCGGTATGGATCGCGGTGACGCAGAAGGTCTGGACGGATATTTTGCTGTTCTTTTATGGAATGAATACGAAATGTCAGGTAACGAGAAAGCGCTTGAAACTTTGCTGGCATATAATGTTCTGGATAGTGTTAATCTTGAGAACTTGATGATTCGCGGCTATAATCTTCATATAGAAAGATTTCCGCAGCATGATCTTGAACCTCTTTCCACAGTTCCGGAGCCGCTCAATCCGTTTAAAGCACATATTGATGTAGTGGAATCTATAAGACGCAGATATCCTTCCGGAGGAGCTTTTCGGAAGTTCTAA
- the gmk gene encoding guanylate kinase, translated as MTDTRFPSRKGQVLVLCAPSGTGKSTLVKSLRGEFSEVGFSISCTTREPRQGEAHGREYYFLSVDEFKAKRDAGEFAEWAEVHGNFYGTPKKPVEKMLFKGMDILFDIDFQGAMQLMETMPDGIFVFLMPPSYSELKARLEGRNTDSAEVIGRRLRNAMSEMASAPQFEYWIVNDDLDKAYSELRSIYLAGKNRPCTNPGLLESILSTWE; from the coding sequence ATGACTGATACGCGGTTTCCGTCACGAAAAGGTCAAGTTCTGGTACTTTGCGCGCCATCCGGCACTGGTAAGAGTACTCTTGTAAAAAGTCTTCGCGGTGAATTCTCCGAAGTGGGATTTTCTATTTCGTGCACAACTCGTGAACCTAGACAAGGGGAAGCGCACGGCAGAGAGTATTATTTCTTATCCGTTGATGAATTCAAGGCAAAACGAGATGCTGGTGAATTTGCGGAATGGGCAGAAGTCCACGGTAATTTTTACGGAACTCCGAAAAAGCCTGTCGAGAAGATGTTATTTAAAGGGATGGATATTCTTTTTGATATCGATTTTCAGGGAGCTATGCAGCTCATGGAAACGATGCCGGATGGAATATTTGTCTTTTTGATGCCTCCGTCCTATTCGGAATTGAAGGCCCGTCTTGAAGGGCGGAACACAGATTCTGCTGAAGTTATCGGACGCAGATTAAGAAATGCAATGAGTGAAATGGCCTCAGCCCCTCAGTTTGAGTACTGGATCGTCAATGATGATCTTGACAAGGCTTATTCTGAATTGAGGTCAATTTACCTTGCCGGGAAAAATCGTCCCTGTACCAATCCGGGACTTCTTGAAAGTATATTAAGCACTTGGGAGTAG